Proteins from a single region of Apium graveolens cultivar Ventura chromosome 7, ASM990537v1, whole genome shotgun sequence:
- the LOC141673335 gene encoding uncharacterized protein LOC141673335, whose translation MAESSKGKEGQLGLSYPMLTKTNYTAWAMKMRVFMQAHGVWDAIEPKDPKGVVEDKKDKRALAMIYQGISEELLLTLAERKIAKDVWRAIQTTSLGVERVKAAKAQMLKAEFECLTMKDSEQLDDFYMKLNGLVTRIRALGETIGEAYVVKKLLRVVPSKFLQIASAIEQFGNLETMSIEEIIGSLKAHEEQLAGQGVIKEGQQLLLTEEDWVKRENGNVKLLLTREEWLRKSIRGTTQAGNDYRGRDNQGVRDRVDRSKIKYFNCGAYGHYAAKCRKPKKERFQRGEANLTQIQDDEPALLMAMCEEIADVVILLTEGGTTSTQQEVE comes from the coding sequence ATGGCAGAGTCAAGTAAGGGTAAAGAAGGACAGCTAGGCTTGAGCTATCCGATGTTAACTAAAACTAACTACACTGCCTGGGCCATGAAAATGAGAGTCTTTATGCAGGCCCATGGCGTGTGGGATGCAATAGAACCCAAAGACCCAAAAGGTgtggttgaggataagaaggacAAACGAGCTTTAGCAATGATTTATCAAGGCATCTCAGAAGAACTATTACTAACCCTTGCCGAGCGAAAAATAGCCAAAGATGTTTGGAGAGCAATACAAACTACGTCCTTGGGTGTTGAGAGAGTGAAAGCGGCGAAGGCTCAAATGTTAAAAGCTGAGTTTGAGTGTTTGACCATGAAGGATTCAGAGCAATTGGATGATTTCTATATGAAGTTGAATGGTTTGGTCACACGGATCAGGGCATTAGGAGAGACAATTGGAGAAGCGTATGTTGTGAAGAAATTATTAAGAGTTGTGCCATCTAAATTTCTGCAAATTGCCTCAGCAATTGAGCAATTTGGAAATTTAGAGACAATGTCAATCGAAGAGATTATTGGATCTTTGAAAGCTCATGAGGAGCAATTGGCAGGACAGGGAGTTATTAAGGAAGGACAACAACTCTTATTAACTGAGGAGGATTGGGTAAAACGTGAGAATGGGAATGTCAAGCTGCTGCTCACACGCGAGGAGTGGTTGAGAAAATCAATTCGAGGAACGACTCAAGCTGGAAACGATTATCGTGGAAGAGATAATCAAGGTGTTCGTGACAGGGTGGATCGAAGCAAGATTAAATACTTCAATTGTGGAGCTTATGGCCACTATGCTGCTAAATGCAGAAAACCGAAGAAGGAACGATTTCAACGAGGGGAGGCCAACCTGACACAAATACAAGATGATGAACCTGCACTTTTGATGGCTATGTGTGAAGAAATTGCAGATGTAGTGATACTCTTGACAGAAGGGGGGACTACAAGTACTCAACAAGAGGTAGAGTAA
- the LOC141673334 gene encoding secreted RxLR effector protein 161-like — protein sequence MELKLQIDADKSDEPVNSTYYKSLVGGLLYLVYTRPDITYAVGVVSRYIERPTTLHLNAIKRICRYVKGTLHYGLVYTKGRGNYLLSRFSDSDLAGNIEDRKSTGGMAFYLDESLITWVSQKQRCVTLSSCEVEFIAATTTACQGIWLQRVLSQVADIKPGLVVLYIDNRSTIDLATNPVFHGRSKHIDVRYHFIPDCVE from the coding sequence ATGGAATTAAAGTTGCAAATTGATGCTGATAAATCAGATGAACCAGTGAACTCAACATACTACAAGAGCTTAGTGGGTGGTCTTCTTTATTTAGTCTACACCCGACCTGACATTACGTATGCAGTAGGGGTTGTCTCGAGATATATAGAAAGGCCTACAACACTTCATCTGAATGCTATAAAAAGAATCTGTCGGTATGTGAAGGGTACTTTGCACTATGGTTTGGTTTACACAAAGGGTCGTGGCAATTATCTTTTATCTCGTTTCTCTGATAGCGATCTAGCTGGAAATATTGAAGATAGAAAAAGTACAGGAGGGATGGCTTTCTACCTTGATGAGAGTCTAATTACTTGGGTCTCACAAAAACAACGTTGCGTTACCCTTTCATCTTGTGAGGTGGAGTTCATAGCTGCCACTACTACAGCGTGTCAAGGAATATGGCTTCAACGAGTGCTCAGTCAAGTTGCTGATATAAAACCTGGTCTAGTTGTTCTATACATAGATAACAGGTCAACCATTGATTTAGCAACAAACCCAGTTTTTCATGGAAGAAGCAAGCACATTGATGTGCGTTATCACTTTATTCCTGATTGTGTTGAGTAG